TGGGCAAAGCCATGTGATGCAAACTACAATGATCATTTCCAATTCCAACTTTTTTCAAGGAAATTCAAGTCCTTCCCCGCTTGCACTTGCTCTCCTCCTTCCCTTCGTACAGATTTGACTTCGTAATATTCTCCTCGTTTGAGTCATTTTCCATATCATATTTTATGTATATATAGCCCTCTCTTCTCCTCCCAAGCACTCTTTATCTCAATCCTCACCCGCCACAACCAAAACCAGAACTCAAACACACCCACCGAACCCTCATAGATCATCACCAAGAGATCAAATTCAGCTCAATTTTGTTCACTTTGAAAGAATAGTAGCTGGTGATCGAGTCCTTGTGCGTAATTCTGCTCGCCTTATCTTTTTTTATCTTGTGTCCTCTCTTtgttcaacataatcatatttttttgCTTCAAAAACACAATTTCAGCTACATCTCAAGCCCAAATAGTACAAATTAAGCATTTGggtattttatattttgatgaAATACCCTAAAAGCTTGTGTAGTTGAACTGCAAAAGCCAGACCATGTCTAATATCCCCACCTTTCTCTCTGAAATCTGCTTAACCCTCTCTCGTCTCGCCATGTCCGATGCCGACCCATGGCCATTTTCTTGAAGCAAATCACTCTCTTGCGACAACCCAATTCACTTCTCAACACgaatttcaaaacataaaacacagattttcctcctttttcccCAGAAACAATGGCAAAATTCAGGAGATTCAAGCTCGGAAAGCGCCTTTGCCGGGTCACCCGGTGGTTCTTCGTCCGTACGACCCGACCCGAATATACCCGGCTCAACCCGGGTTCTTCCTCCTCAGCTTGCAGCTACAAACCCATGTCGAAGCTGCTCACGTGGGGCCGGAAGCTGTCCGCTGGAGCCAAATCTCTGTGCTGCCGCAAATCCGGGTCGGGTTACAAGCAGTTGGGTCAAAGCCCGGTTGAGAAAAACAAGCCTGTTACGGTTCCGAAGGGACATCTGGCTGTATACGTGGGCCAAAAGGACGGTGACTTTCAGAGAGTTTTGGTGCCCGTCATTTACTTTAACCATCCCCTGTTCGGGCAGCTTCTGAGAGAGGCTGAGGAGGAGTACGGTTATCAGCACGACGGCGGAATCACCATACCCTGCCCGATGTCGGACTTTGAGAGCGTCAAGACCCGGATCGCCGCCGGGTCGGGTCAACGGAGGCTGACGTGGAAGCGCAGCGCCACGCTTTAGGCTGATTAGTGAATAGCGATGATATGACGATAATATTCCACGAATGGATAATGATGTTTGTTAAATTTTTGTCGAGTTTTACTTTTTAGGGCTGttttacttcttttttttctttcactttttattactttttgaAGCTTTCTTTTTGTACTTTTTCTTAGATGTATATATTTACGAAAAGGGTATAATATATGTATGATTTTTTGAAAGAATAATGGTATGGACactacattttaaaatcaaattgtgtAAATTAAATGGTGTGGTTGTTGATAATTGGATTACCAATTAAGTGTTGATcaacgtgtttatttttttattaatgacacattatttagtttgtaaatttggtcTCACTAGCATTATCCTCGTGAAATTGGGTTTCCTAGCCCTTTTCCAAATACACCAACTAAAATTAGCCCTCTTTCTTGACTAGTCTCTTTGgcataaatatttttaaaattgtgtcaataatatattaatattgtGTCTAGAATTATTATTGTATCAATAATGAGGATATTTTTCATCAAAGGCTGATTTGGTGTAAATCTGAATCTAAAACTACATTAATAAAACtctctttgtatttaaaaaagaaaatggctCTTGGGCTCCTAGAGTTCTTAGGGTTTTTCACACCGCCAGCTTTTTCGTGCTTTTTCAtgattgtttgtaccatatttagggcatccgtatttagacctcgtataagtactcgggggactcaaatgtaattatgtaataaatgaaggggtaaatatgtaataagtgaggagcccttattctataaaagaactcctcactctcctcattagaggGGGGTGaaggtttaggccatgggaagagagaaaacatttcagagagggcaaacacagaaaataAGCTAGaaagcacactgcctctagccttcttgtatattcaccattaagagtgaaacaatatcaacatcagtgtggacgtaacccaaacattggagtgaaccacaatacatcttgtgttctttactttcttgcagattcatggtcggatttatgttgttccaagaccccttcggttttgtgcatcaacatttggtgccgtatgtgggaaacgacacgaaaagttatgtcggttctctttcattttttcatctcaccaccgtgagaccTCATCACTGTCCACCGTGAATTTACAGAAACCGAAGAACCTAAAAAACCTCACTCTTTGGGCTTTTCTAGAAAATCTTCGTAGACTCCACTTACCACATATGGGAATGAGCAGCATGAAGGTGCATCAGTTCGCACGTGCTGCATTTGGGAGCACGAACCTTCCCTCATGCTTGGCTGCACCAAATGCTCACGCCCTCTTGCTCCCAAACTGGCTAACACCGCGGCCGTTACCTTCGATTGagacttctctctctttctcgctCTTCCAATCTCTGTCTCTTTCTGTCTCGCTCGCTTGCTTCGGAACATGGACTCCACAGAGGTCAAGCAACTTGAGCGAGTCAACTCACTCCCTAACGTCAAACTGGCATCGACGAGCTGGAGCGTGAGCCTGTCCTCGGTACTCACCTCCGAGGACAACAGAAGTGCGACGAGCTCCGACAAGGTTTCGCAGATGATGACGAGCCGCTCTGGCGAGATTCTGGCGTTGTTGGTCCCGAGTTTGGTGGACCCAGCGCTCTCGACCATCGAAAAAGTGAAAGTGGCGGTTACGCGGTCCAAGTGCGTAGGGAAGAACAACAAGGGAGTGACTTGGAGTTTCACTTCGGTGATTGGGAAGAGGTGAGAGATGGAGGACGCCGTCGCTGTGATTCCGAGCTTCATGTCTCGCACGTGCGATCACGCGGGCGGTTGTACGGCGCCTGGTTCTAGATCCTCCACCGAGATCTTACCCGTTCATTTCTTCAACATCTACGACAGCCATGGCGGCAATCAGGGAGAGCTGATCCACGGCTAGAGTTGAAGAAGGGACTCGATGACTTTTCGAAGGACGGCCTCGACTCTAATTTGGAGTATGAGTCGGAAACTGAGCCGAGTTCTGCTGCCAGTAACGACTATGAGCTCGCTCTTTCCAAGCTGGATTTACTTCAGCGGCTTCTTGATGGCCTTGAGAAACGTGGCATATCGAGCCTTTCCTAATTCAGAGAGCTGTTCTTGGTGCACTTGGCCACCATCCCCGTCACCGGAACTGGCACCAACCCAGCCAGGAGTCTCGGCGCTGCCATCATCTACAACAAGCAGCATGCCTGGGATGACCACAACTCTTATCAGTGGAAACCAACTGCCGGATATGGTGACGAATGAGACGGGAGAGCTCCGGCTCAATGGTCCCACGATCATGAAATGATGGAACTTTCATCATGTAGGAGAAATGGCTTTTCTGAGAAAGCCATAGGAAAAGcaacgaagaagaagataagCTTTCTCAATAATAAGTCTATTATTATTCCttttgtctgccatctgccaaaagaaaaaaaaaaacagaagagaGGGATCCATTAATCTACTCCCTGAAAAACCAAGATCTTTGTTGGAGGATTGTCGTGGGAGACTCGAGTCGACACCATGAGACGCTATTGCGAGCAGTTCGAGGAGATCTTGGAGGCCGTTGTCATCACTG
This region of Malus domestica chromosome 07, GDT2T_hap1 genomic DNA includes:
- the LOC103436089 gene encoding auxin-responsive protein SAUR36-like, producing the protein MAKFRRFKLGKRLCRVTRWFFVRTTRPEYTRLNPGSSSSACSYKPMSKLLTWGRKLSAGAKSLCCRKSGSGYKQLGQSPVEKNKPVTVPKGHLAVYVGQKDGDFQRVLVPVIYFNHPLFGQLLREAEEEYGYQHDGGITIPCPMSDFESVKTRIAAGSGQRRLTWKRSATL